The Rhopalosiphum maidis isolate BTI-1 chromosome 2, ASM367621v3, whole genome shotgun sequence genome segment atttgtaacaacaaacaaataattttattataatatttaactgaaaaagaATAAGCtctaaatacaataacatattttaaaagaaatttttaagCCGTTAAATCTTTTTTCTCGTTCGGTTGATAGGCGTTCGGATAATCGGAGTTCTACCgtactattaaaatgtataagtattgtTTGTTAATAAACTTGACTAATTCAAGTTAAACTGTTCATCAACTTACTCATATTTGGTAGTTTGCTGACATGTTTAGAGAAACtattgtgaaaattaaaaattaccacatcaaagtactataatattaaacactttTAAGCTTAATTTTCAATCTTCACAGTTGTACAGTTTACCCGAAAAATAGTGAAcgataaaagtttataaagaaatttattgtattataagatCAAGCTATGTCACTAAGATTCACTTAATGTAAGCaaaatttcgaaattttattttcaattggaGGCgtcagataattttttttaagttattgcctatcaatattattatttgacgttaataattattgattccaATCAGccgtcaattaaattaaaattagataatattaataattaattaaatatttattggtgttaattttgttttggttTTTACAATTCACTGTAATAAATTGAGATACTTCGTTGAAATTTTTGTGTATGACTTTTTATGTCAACAATTTGGTACTTCTAAATATatcacaacaataaaatatgacggACATcagttaaaaacattatacctattattgtgactgaataacattattatattcgaataaaagtatattaagatggatatttttcaatagtcAAACACGTTGATTGTTAGTTAAGcaacaattattgtataatattttttactcacTTTAGGATCAACGCGGTACGCACACTTTATAAAGTTGTACGAGGACTGACAGATTTCTGTATCCTTGtctaaaatcaaacaaatttgtttaaaattagttgttaattaatcgaaataataaGTAGACAGATTGTTTTTATACGATTACCTGTTCCAATACACTGGTCAATGGCTGGTAATAAAATTTCGAGTACATTTGGTGGTGCCAACATCGTCATCTTgtctttgaacatttttttatcaagtattCCCTTTGGATtgatctaaatttatttaaaggaaatgttatttttattatttattttgtgactATTGTATCAAACGTATTTATTCCTTGACACGTTTCCGTATTTTCAATGACGTTTTTAtgtcaaacaaataatagGCAATTCACCAAGCATTTACTGGTTTTGcagttttcaaatatattaaaagtccaaattttcaaatacttgtatatttttttagtatttaaggaTTATCCTATGGAATTACTGTAAttgctattttatttcaatgcaATTGCTCAATAAAtacaaagaattatttttacggtattattttttttctaacgaaAATCACCCCTttcttttgttaattattgagtagatagttcttttttaattttgatgtttctataattataaattaaaatttataaaactagcatttgagttattaaagcgtatataatatacctactaagaataaattcattaaccaaagtataaattagatgaaatatttaatttatatatatactacttgTACAGTTGTATCTACTTATTATCCgcagacatttaaaaatgtataatattaattaggtaggtattatcGTCTTTAAAATactcgtttaaatttaaatttattattgctattagaaacctattattaatattatttcaaatgtacatatgcttaatattaaaaataggtacaatGAAAAccgttgtttttgtatttttttttttaaagaagtttatattataaaataacataagtcGGCCATTAACGATATGAgcaatcttaaaatattctgtTCACTGAGTATACTTAAAGcattaaaaaatcagaattttaataaattcattattacaaGAAAATGTATGGGCAAGCATGATcggtgaatcactctgtattatTGCAATGAAATGTTGTTAGTCTGCGAATTCAAAACTCAAGCACAAGAACGTTATATCTATCATTTGATTATGACCGTAGATAGCTAGTTGTAATATAgcatacatcataatattaaacaaaataaactaattaaaactaCAGCGCCAAAGTCCATTCATTTTCTGACTTGGAACGCTGcatcacattatatatttatatatgtattaaatatgtatatcttGTTGTATGGAATCTACTACacatgtactatataatactactcTGTCTAAccatatattgtgtttaaaattagtagGCAAAAGTTTGATAGGACATTAGTGATTTCTTAGCTTGTCATTTTTTGTGtcctgttatattattactttcataaattattattattattatggccataaattaatatacagattttataattaagacgatttttcaaaataataataattaaatattattatcataacttgTGTTTatcttagtattttttaaatataatactatacttatagataatatagtatgagttataatttataatttacgaaaattggaaaatagtaattaaataatcaatgatattatacctattatatttttagtaatattcaGTTGGCGAAAGGTAAATCGTTGAGtaaaacgattattttatcGTCGTTATAggacaaacaatattatgttttctaaTCCAAgaagatttaataattcttatttatagtattcaaACAATAgaatttatgtaatacaatagaaacatttaataataatgttacaacaatcaaacaagtaataaaatacgGACACGGGCATGTGTGgtcgtacaataaaaatttatatttatacttcatatttacattacaatataatataatgttattgaaattgaatGTATTCTAATCTGTATAACTGTATTGGAAAACAGAAAGATAGGtatactgaaaaaatataactcatagatattgttttcttaatgtattatgtaatataattatgtttacagAATCCGTTTAGAGCTATTCAGTGTAAACAGTTgccatagaaaatatttatacctagtcaaatattatgaacaaaataagTGGGTAAATATTGTCTCGATCGAGTTTATAATAATCCGTTATATttgtttgagttatttaattgaaataaaatagcaaTTATAGTAATTCCATAAGAGTATATCATAACGAATTTTTCTCCGTCAAAACATGAattggttaattattttaattgagaaTATGTGCAATTTCAGAATAAAATTacctaacattaaaatattgaagtacTTATCTGTAGATCTTTATCTATACTCTAGATTCTaaggtttaaaatgtttaaattttaatcttaaatatccACTGTACCAAAGACTCAAgctaaaaattgataataatttaatgtctcgttctagataatattgtaatttgttatcgACATTTTTCGTTATAGTCAATAGGTcaattgatgttttttttttctctaaaatCATTCTCAACTGTTATTCAGACCAATAGGAATGAGAATGGTTTTactgaatataatttgttaactgTGTAACAATCAAGAATAATATAGGACGCGGGACAATTTGAAGatcattttaatagtatttacaaccattcaaattttgaattcttaatttttcgGGATGTTATTAAAGTTGCCTATATAAAACTCCTTAAAAAACGTAGGTAGTGAAaacctcaaaaaaaaaaaaaaaaattaatactaatcgATGCATTGTGTgcatcacaatataataaacaggTACTTACCATTTGCatagttttgaaattacaGGCAAAGTAAcactaaaacaataatgataatcatcatcattatattattattattatttttattgttacataaaacacatttaaatgttaaattaatgagTTGTGAGTCGttctataggtacatttaataataaatgttaaagaagttaaaaatatagttactttTATGTTGTTGTTGTTCTCGGGAAATATTCCTTTCTTGATGTCAGTAAATACCTCTGTGAATTATTAACCATCACACGTTACATTAGAtcaatttgaatacattaaaaat includes the following:
- the LOC113552955 gene encoding general odorant-binding protein 72-like, coding for MNMLPATVLLAVIAATVLKDSDAYLSEAAIKKTQQMLKNVCSKKHSVGEEVFTDIKKGIFPENNNNIKCYFACNFKTMQMINPKGILDKKMFKDKMTMLAPPNVLEILLPAIDQCIGTDKDTEICQSSYNFIKCAYRVDPKSLEFLPL